From Candidatus Woesearchaeota archaeon, a single genomic window includes:
- a CDS encoding DUF1566 domain-containing protein: protein MLDTVTGLCWDKDLDAGAIDSGIKKWALNSAYPEPVWTGTTYNLGVQVATDYLAFKVCDDLTTGGNSDWRMPTRAELLTLIDEIGSIGTTCTTLSGFGFLYCQNNWYWSSNQRGSSTTIAFRVSLGSGSSYGGGKTDSYYVACLRRN, encoded by the coding sequence ATGCTAGATACTGTGACTGGACTTTGTTGGGATAAAGATTTAGATGCGGGTGCAATTGATTCTGGAATTAAGAAATGGGCATTAAATTCTGCTTATCCTGAACCTGTTTGGACTGGAACAACTTATAATTTGGGAGTTCAAGTTGCAACAGATTATCTTGCATTTAAAGTATGTGATGATTTAACAACAGGAGGAAATAGTGATTGGAGAATGCCAACAAGAGCAGAATTATTAACTTTAATTGATGAAATTGGCTCTATTGGTACTACATGTACTACTTTAAGTGGTTTCGGGTTTTTATATTGTCAGAATAATTGGTATTGGTCTTCAAATCAAAGAGGAAGTTCCACGACTATTGCGTTCCGTGTCAGTCTTGGAAGTGGCAGTTCCTACGGCGGCGGTAAGACTGACAGCTATTATGTCGCGTGTTTGCGTAGAAACTGA